ACCGTCCACGTCCCCGGGCACTCGCCGGGGAACTCCGTGCTCGTCGACGAGGAGGCGGGGATCGCCCACTGCGCAGACACCGTCTCCGGGTCGGACCGCCGCGGCCTCCCGCCGGGGTATCTCCTCCATCCGCCGCAGGCGACGCACACGAACCAACCGCCGGAAGCGGCCGTCGAAGCCGAGAAGAACCTCGACAAACTGCTGGACTACGAGTTCGACGTCGCACTCCTCAATCACGGAACCCCGGTGTTCGAAGACGCCTCGAAGAAACTCGAACGCTACGTCAACTTCGAGTCGAACTTCAGCGGCGAGGGTCGATCGATCCACGCGAACGATCGAAAGACCATCGACGCGGACGAACTGTACAGCCGTCTCGACGAGTAGCGTTACTCTTCGCCGACCCGGTCTTCCAGTTCCTGCTCGAACATCTTCACGACCGCACCCACGTCTTCCTCGCCGAACCCCTCGTCGCTGGCTCGCGTGTACAGGCGGTGGACCAGGCTTCCCATCACCATCGGGAAGTCCTCCGAGTCCGCCATGTCGACCGCGAGACCGACGTCCTTCCGCGCGAAGTCGACGCTGAACCCCGCCTCGAAGTCCCGTTCGAGCACGCGCGGCATCCGGCTCTCGAAGGCGACCGAAGTCGCGCTCGCGTTCCCGAGGATGTCCCAGAGGCGCTCGCTGTCGATGCCGTACCGGGCGCCGAGCGCGACGGTCTCCATCGCAAGCAGCAGGTTCCCCATCGACATCGTGTTGTTCAGCAGTTTCATCGCGTGTCCGGCTCCGGAAGAACCGGCGTAATGGAGCTCCGCACAGAGGGCCTGCAGCACGTCCTGTGCGTGCTCGGATTCGAAGACGGCCTCCTTGCCACCGACGAGGCCGGTGAGGGTCCCGTCGCGCGAGTTTTCCGGCCCGCCCGTGATCGGCGCGTCGAGAATCTCCGCGGGCGTCTCCTCGATCGCGTCGGCGACGACCTCGGTCGTCGGCGGTGCGATCGTGCTCATCTCCAGGAACGTAGTCTCGACGGACTCGTGCGCCAGTCCTCCCTCTCCGGTGTAAACGCCTTTCACGATGTCCGAGTTCGGCAGACTCGTGATCGTGACGTCACTCTGGCTGGCGACGTCGCGGCCGCTGTCGGCGACGATCCCGCCGTAGTCCGCGAACGCTTCGCGAGCCTCCGGCTGGAGGTCGTGTCCGTACACCTCGAAGCCCTCGTCGAGGAGGTGCTTCGCCATATTGCCGCCCATCTTGCCGAGTCCAACGACTCCGGCGGTGGTCTCAACCATACGGAAAAATCAGACTACCCGTTATTATATGTACCGACTAGTCGGGGCGTGGCGTCGAAGTCGTGACAGGGTCAGACTACTGGAAATTGTGGTAGACCGACTTGATCTGGGTGTACTTCAGCGCGCCGTGTTTCCCGTCTTCGCCGCCCAGCCCGGACTCGTTCCAGCCGATGTGGTGGCCCTGTTGCGCGCCGCCGCTCCCGTTGATGAACGTCTCGCCGAAGTCGAGGTCCTCCGCGACCTGCATCGCGTCCCGGTAGCTCTCGGTGAAGACGTAGGAGGAGAGCCCGTACCGCGAGTCGTTGGCGTACGCGACGGCCTGATCCACGGAGTCGACCTCGACGATGGGCGCCACCGGTCCGAAGACCTCCTCGCTGACGACGTCCATCTCCTGGTCGACGTCGGCGAGGACGGTCGGTTCCACCCAGTGACCGCCGGAGGTGGGCGGGTCTGCAACCGACTCCCCGCCCGTCAGGACTGTTGCCCCCTGCTCGACCGCGCCTCGGATCGCGTCCTGCGTTTTTTGGAGTTCCCCGGCGCTCACCTGCGGCCCCATATCGGGGTCGTCCCTCGGATCGCCGATTTCGAGCGCCTCCATCGCCGCGACGAACTGCGTTTCAAACTCCTCGCGGACGTCGGCGTGGACGTACACCCGCTCGACGCACGTACAGGCCTGTCCCGCGTTGATCGTCCGCGAGGCGACGATGTTCTCGACCG
This portion of the Halobellus litoreus genome encodes:
- a CDS encoding NAD(P)-dependent oxidoreductase; the protein is MVETTAGVVGLGKMGGNMAKHLLDEGFEVYGHDLQPEAREAFADYGGIVADSGRDVASQSDVTITSLPNSDIVKGVYTGEGGLAHESVETTFLEMSTIAPPTTEVVADAIEETPAEILDAPITGGPENSRDGTLTGLVGGKEAVFESEHAQDVLQALCAELHYAGSSGAGHAMKLLNNTMSMGNLLLAMETVALGARYGIDSERLWDILGNASATSVAFESRMPRVLERDFEAGFSVDFARKDVGLAVDMADSEDFPMVMGSLVHRLYTRASDEGFGEEDVGAVVKMFEQELEDRVGEE